A window of the Brassica napus cultivar Da-Ae chromosome C5, Da-Ae, whole genome shotgun sequence genome harbors these coding sequences:
- the LOC106373679 gene encoding uncharacterized protein LOC106373679, giving the protein MSDVSLVAEALISFHHVEPPPHPEKSGVTDLKLKWSVRQRRSKATGPSRKKGEHTRASPSTPLSWSDATSLSGGGAGGGSGVAAFEESSCTVKLSEAVRSKVRLV; this is encoded by the coding sequence ATGTCCGATGTTTCACTGGTGGCGGAGGCGCTGATCTCCTTCCACCATGTTGAGCCGCCGCCTCATCCCGAGAAGAGCGGCGTGACGGATCTCAAGCTGAAATGGAGTGTGCGACAGCGGAGAAGCAAGGCTACGGGGCCATCGAGAAAGAAGGGAGAGCATACTCGTGCCAGTCCCTCTACGCCTCTTTCTTGGAGCGACGCCACTTCTCTCAGCGGTGGTGGTGCAGGTGGAGGCAGCGGTGTCGCTGCCTTTGAAGAGTCCAGTTGCACTGTGAAATTGTCAGAGGCTGTTAGATCTAAGGTTCGTTTGGTTTAG